A genomic stretch from Leptodactylus fuscus isolate aLepFus1 chromosome 10, aLepFus1.hap2, whole genome shotgun sequence includes:
- the LOC142219266 gene encoding histone H2A type 2-B — translation MSGRGKQGGKARAKAKTRSSRAGLQFPVGRVHRLLRKGNYAERVGAGAPVYLAAVLEYLTAEILELAGNAARDNKKTRIIPRHLQLAVRNDEELNKLLGGVTIAQGGVLPNIQAVLLPKKTESSKPSKSK, via the coding sequence ATGTCTGGACGCGGCAAGCAAGGAGGCAAAGCTCGTGCTAAGGCCAAGACCCGCTCATCCCGGGCGGGACTTCAGTTCCCCGTCGGTCGTGTGCACAGGCTTCTCCGCAAGGGCAACTACGCCGAGAGGGTTGGTGCTGGTGCTCCCGTCTACCTGGCGGCCGTACTGGAGTATCTGACCGCTGAGATCCTGGAGTTGGCTGGTAATGCTGCACGGGACAACAAGAAGACCCGCATCATCCCCCGTCACCTGCAGCTGGCCGTGCGCAATGACGAGGAGCTGAACAAACTGCTGGGTGGCGTGACCATCGCCCAGGGAGGCGTCCTGCCCAACATCCAGGCCGTGCTGCTGCCCAAGAAGACCGAGAGCAGCAAGCCCAGCAAGAGCAAGTGA
- the LOC142219270 gene encoding histone H2B type 1-O-like, producing MPDPAKSAPAPKKGSKKAVTKAQKKDGKKRKRARKESYAIYVYKVLKQVHPDTGISSKAMVVMNSFVNDIFERIAGEASRLAHYNKRSTITSREIQTAVRLLLPGELAKHAVSEGTKAVTKYTSAK from the coding sequence atgcctgatcccgccaagtctgccccagcgcccaagaagggctccaagaaagccgtgaccaaggcccagaagaaggacggcaagaaGCGTAAGAGGGCCAGGAAGGAGAGCTATGCCATCTACGTGTACAAGGTGCTGAAGCAGGTCCACCCCGACACCGGTATCTCCTCCAAGGCCATGGTCGTCATGAATTCCTTCGTCAACGACATCTTCGAGCGCATCGCAGGAGAAGCCTCCCGCCTGGCTCACTACAACAAGcgctccaccatcacctcccgggagatccagaccgccgtgcgcctgctgctgcccggagagttggccaagcacgccgtgtccgagggcaccaaggccgtcaccaagtacaccagcgccaagtaa